In one Moritella sp. 5 genomic region, the following are encoded:
- a CDS encoding glutathione peroxidase translates to MTTLYDFEVTTITGEQKKLSDYKGQAVLIVNTASKCGFTNQYAELEELHQKYGSKGLAILGFPCNQFKQQEQGSDADINSFCQLNFGVTFDMFSKIDVNGNNADPLYNWLKTEAKGILGSKGIKWNFTKFLVNRDGDVVDRFPPTLSPKGMVKDIEILL, encoded by the coding sequence ATGACTACACTTTATGATTTCGAAGTAACTACAATCACAGGTGAACAAAAAAAACTCAGTGATTATAAAGGCCAAGCAGTGTTGATTGTAAATACAGCAAGTAAATGTGGATTTACTAATCAATATGCCGAATTAGAAGAGTTACACCAGAAATATGGCAGCAAAGGACTCGCTATTTTAGGCTTCCCTTGCAACCAATTTAAACAACAAGAGCAAGGTTCAGATGCGGACATCAACTCATTTTGCCAGCTGAACTTTGGCGTGACGTTCGATATGTTCAGTAAAATCGATGTTAACGGAAATAATGCAGACCCACTTTATAATTGGCTTAAAACAGAAGCAAAGGGCATATTAGGCAGTAAAGGTATTAAATGGAATTTCACTAAATTCTTAGTAAACCGTGATGGCGATGTTGTCGATCGCTTTCCACCGACCTTGTCACCAAAAGGCATGGTTAAAGACATTGAAATACTACTGTAG
- a CDS encoding exoribonuclease II yields MFRDNPLLSQLKQNMRQNTPSVEGTVKGTERGFGFLEADDGESYFIAPPHMKKIMHGDRIKAYIETNGDKTSAEPDTLVEAKLTRFIARISMTKNKLTILADSPVINMPIRAKLVGLGEQKVNEGDWVVAQLKSHALKDGNFAAEVTSFVATATDPNAPWWVTLARQDLAKDVPAMPDSVEFKDDTTRVDLTDKAFFTIDSASTQDMDDALLVEKTAEGNLKVTVAIADPTSYIPADSELNKIAAERAFTVYLPGRNIPMMPRELSDSVCSLVAGEKRPTLCCTYTIQEDGSLAEEFEFFTAWITSQHKLSYTQVSDWIEEVSTDWEPEAQLAEQLQSLATFARHRQQWRKKNAIVFPDQPDYSFELDETGNVLAIHVEHRRIANQMIEETMVAANITAARLFRQNGDVGVFNTHAGFDPEKIDLVVELLTEHGIECTKEHIQSLPGYVELQRTLAEKANPALDSRLRRMQSYSIISASAERHFAMGLDGYATWTSPIRKYGDIINHRLIKATLTNGSAPSATEDEVILMSERRRQHRMAERDISSWLYVDYLTPAVESKQAFEASIMDVNRGGLRVRLLENGAVAFIPASLLHDNKKEVKCLVETGQISIKDQVEYSLGDVIYVNIAEINKEKRNIVAKPIEKMAS; encoded by the coding sequence ATGTTTCGCGACAATCCACTACTATCTCAATTAAAACAAAATATGCGCCAAAACACGCCGAGTGTAGAAGGTACAGTTAAAGGCACTGAACGTGGTTTTGGCTTCCTTGAAGCGGATGATGGCGAAAGCTATTTCATTGCCCCGCCTCACATGAAAAAAATCATGCATGGCGATAGAATTAAAGCGTATATCGAAACTAACGGTGATAAAACATCGGCAGAACCTGATACCTTAGTTGAAGCTAAGTTAACGCGTTTTATTGCGCGTATCAGCATGACTAAAAACAAATTAACGATTCTTGCAGACAGCCCTGTTATCAACATGCCAATTAGAGCTAAATTAGTTGGTTTGGGCGAACAAAAAGTTAACGAAGGCGACTGGGTTGTAGCACAACTAAAATCTCATGCATTAAAAGACGGTAATTTTGCTGCTGAAGTAACAAGCTTCGTCGCGACGGCAACCGATCCAAATGCACCATGGTGGGTAACATTAGCGCGTCAAGACTTAGCTAAAGATGTACCAGCGATGCCTGATTCGGTTGAATTCAAAGATGACACTACACGTGTAGACCTAACCGATAAAGCCTTTTTCACTATCGATTCAGCATCAACACAAGATATGGATGATGCACTGCTTGTTGAAAAAACAGCGGAAGGTAATTTAAAAGTAACAGTGGCGATCGCCGATCCAACGTCATATATCCCTGCCGATTCAGAATTAAACAAAATTGCAGCAGAACGCGCATTCACTGTGTATCTACCGGGCCGTAATATCCCAATGATGCCACGTGAACTAAGTGATAGTGTTTGTTCACTCGTTGCTGGCGAAAAACGCCCAACATTATGCTGTACTTATACGATCCAAGAAGACGGCTCATTAGCTGAAGAATTTGAATTCTTCACAGCATGGATCACATCACAGCATAAACTGTCTTACACACAAGTATCAGATTGGATTGAAGAAGTATCAACTGACTGGGAGCCTGAAGCACAACTGGCAGAACAGCTACAATCACTGGCTACTTTTGCACGTCATCGTCAGCAGTGGCGCAAGAAGAATGCAATCGTATTCCCAGACCAACCTGATTATAGCTTTGAGCTAGATGAAACCGGTAATGTACTGGCTATTCATGTAGAGCATCGCCGTATTGCCAATCAAATGATCGAAGAAACAATGGTTGCAGCGAACATTACAGCAGCACGTTTATTCCGTCAAAATGGTGATGTTGGTGTATTTAATACCCACGCTGGTTTCGATCCAGAGAAAATTGATCTGGTTGTCGAGTTATTAACTGAACATGGTATTGAATGTACTAAAGAGCACATCCAATCACTACCAGGTTATGTTGAATTACAACGTACACTCGCTGAAAAAGCCAATCCAGCTTTAGACAGTCGTTTACGTCGAATGCAAAGCTATAGCATAATCAGTGCAAGTGCAGAACGCCACTTCGCGATGGGCTTAGACGGTTATGCAACGTGGACATCACCTATTCGTAAATATGGTGACATAATTAACCACCGTCTAATCAAAGCAACATTGACCAATGGTTCTGCGCCGTCAGCGACTGAAGATGAAGTTATCTTAATGTCAGAGCGTCGTCGTCAACACAGAATGGCTGAACGTGATATCTCCTCGTGGTTATACGTTGACTACCTAACACCTGCAGTAGAAAGCAAACAAGCATTCGAAGCAAGTATTATGGATGTTAACCGTGGTGGTTTACGTGTGCGTTTACTTGAAAATGGTGCGGTTGCATTTATTCCTGCTAGCTTATTACATGATAATAAGAAAGAAGTTAAATGCTTAGTTGAAACGGGTCAAATCAGCATTAAAGATCAAGTGGAATACAGCCTAGGTGACGTGATTTACGTTAACATTGCTGAAATCAACAAAGAAAAACGTAATATTGTTGCTAAACCAATTGAAAAAATGGCGAGTTAA
- a CDS encoding GTP cyclohydrolase yields MTPILKLNVRWELHDAQQQFAPMLLLCCFFVCLTATMSLIISNSNSAYAKDMALLSIYDDNSTLGMVNVDGLYADVISMDRQATVDVTLVKEQIKFEEKLADLEFVLQQYQMMELQAFKFVIDMPKREQVTTLMLIHLKNMLAEFTALNPDISANWKIDPNNAFKLIVQLHTERQRHWGGAEFII; encoded by the coding sequence ATGACCCCGATATTAAAATTAAACGTACGATGGGAATTACACGACGCTCAGCAACAATTTGCGCCGATGTTATTATTGTGCTGCTTTTTTGTTTGCTTAACGGCGACAATGAGTTTGATCATAAGCAATTCAAATAGCGCTTATGCTAAGGATATGGCGTTATTGTCCATTTACGATGATAATTCGACATTGGGGATGGTGAATGTCGATGGTCTTTATGCCGACGTGATTAGTATGGACCGTCAAGCGACTGTAGATGTAACGCTTGTGAAAGAGCAAATTAAATTTGAAGAAAAGTTAGCAGATTTAGAGTTTGTGTTACAGCAGTATCAAATGATGGAGCTACAAGCCTTTAAGTTTGTGATTGATATGCCGAAACGTGAGCAAGTCACGACGTTAATGCTGATACATTTAAAAAATATGCTGGCAGAGTTTACGGCGTTAAATCCGGATATTAGTGCTAATTGGAAGATAGACCCAAACAACGCGTTTAAATTAATTGTGCAATTGCACACAGAGCGACAGCGACATTGGGGTGGGGCAGAGTTTATTATTTAA
- the folE gene encoding GTP cyclohydrolase I FolE, giving the protein MTCLSKEALLVRSVLEERGLETPMIGTGLTSAEKKERIESHFTEILTLLELDLSDDSLAETPHRIAKMYVNEIFSGLDYASFPKITLIDNKMQVDEMVKVSDITLTSTCEHHFVTIDGKATIAYIPRSKVIGLSKINRIVQFFSRRPQVQERLTQQILVALQTLLDSQDVAVSITATHYCVKARGVMDATSETTTTSLGGIFKSRPATRAEFLHCR; this is encoded by the coding sequence ATGACCTGCCTAAGTAAAGAAGCTTTATTAGTCCGTTCAGTCTTGGAAGAGCGAGGGTTAGAAACACCTATGATCGGAACTGGGCTAACGAGCGCAGAAAAGAAAGAACGCATTGAATCGCATTTTACCGAGATTCTAACATTATTAGAGCTGGATCTAAGTGATGATAGTTTGGCTGAAACGCCACATCGAATTGCAAAAATGTACGTAAATGAAATATTCTCAGGCCTAGATTATGCGTCATTCCCCAAAATCACTTTAATTGATAATAAAATGCAAGTGGATGAAATGGTTAAGGTGAGTGATATTACATTAACGAGTACGTGTGAACACCATTTTGTGACTATCGATGGTAAGGCGACGATTGCTTACATTCCTCGTAGTAAAGTGATCGGTTTATCAAAGATTAACCGTATTGTGCAGTTTTTCTCACGCCGTCCACAAGTGCAAGAGCGCTTAACTCAACAAATCTTAGTTGCACTGCAAACCTTGCTTGATTCGCAAGATGTTGCTGTTAGCATTACTGCTACGCACTATTGTGTAAAGGCTCGTGGTGTGATGGATGCAACGAGTGAAACGACAACTACATCACTGGGTGGTATCTTTAAATCACGTCCAGCAACAAGAGCAGAGTTCTTGCACTGCCGATAG
- the moeA gene encoding molybdopterin molybdotransferase MoeA, translated as MGCCDVQGLKPLDLAMQEMLADIDVVKETLTLNLADALDYILAEDIVSPINVPPFDNSAMDGYAIRISDLTQSMTLPLAGKAFAGQPFNDVWPLGTCIRIMTGAPVPAGCEAVIMQERTQVDGDLVTFEALPPMHDNIRNAAEDIAVGQAVLTTGRRLTPRDIPMLASIGIDAVTVYRRLKVAIFSTGDELKSLGQPLANGEIYDSNRYSITAMLSRLNLDIIDFGIVPDDEVLLRETFIKADAAADAVITSGGVSVGEADYTKILLEELGEIGFWKLAIKPGKPFAFGTLPNSKFFGLPGNPVSATVTFHQLVVPALAKMTNQVYTPTPRFNAIAATKLKKAPGRMDFQRAIYSVNADGQLEVISTGSQGSGVFSSMSHSNCYAILEQDRGNVEIGETVTIEPFNEILN; from the coding sequence ATGGGATGTTGTGATGTACAAGGGCTAAAGCCGCTAGATTTAGCGATGCAAGAGATGTTAGCCGATATCGATGTAGTGAAAGAAACACTCACATTAAACTTAGCTGATGCGCTCGACTATATTCTCGCTGAAGACATCGTCTCTCCAATTAATGTCCCACCTTTTGATAATTCGGCAATGGATGGTTATGCCATCCGAATCTCAGATCTAACACAGTCAATGACACTGCCACTTGCAGGTAAAGCATTTGCAGGTCAACCATTCAATGATGTATGGCCACTTGGTACTTGTATCCGCATCATGACTGGAGCCCCAGTGCCGGCAGGTTGTGAAGCCGTCATCATGCAAGAACGAACACAAGTCGATGGTGATTTGGTGACTTTTGAAGCTTTACCACCAATGCATGACAATATTCGTAATGCAGCAGAAGATATTGCAGTCGGCCAAGCAGTGTTAACCACAGGTCGCCGTCTCACGCCACGTGACATTCCAATGTTAGCAAGCATTGGCATTGATGCAGTCACAGTTTATCGTCGTTTAAAAGTTGCAATTTTCTCAACAGGTGATGAACTTAAAAGCTTGGGCCAACCTTTAGCTAACGGTGAGATTTACGACAGTAATAGGTACAGCATCACAGCAATGCTGTCACGTTTAAATTTAGATATCATTGATTTTGGTATTGTTCCTGATGATGAAGTCCTACTTCGTGAAACTTTCATCAAAGCCGATGCGGCAGCAGACGCAGTGATCACATCAGGAGGGGTATCAGTTGGTGAAGCTGACTACACAAAAATATTACTTGAAGAACTGGGTGAGATTGGCTTTTGGAAATTAGCGATTAAACCAGGGAAGCCTTTTGCGTTCGGTACACTACCAAACAGTAAATTCTTTGGTTTGCCAGGTAACCCAGTATCAGCAACAGTAACTTTTCATCAACTTGTTGTACCTGCATTAGCTAAAATGACCAACCAAGTTTACACTCCAACACCACGTTTCAATGCCATTGCTGCAACAAAACTGAAAAAGGCACCTGGTCGTATGGACTTCCAACGCGCCATTTATAGTGTTAATGCAGACGGACAACTTGAAGTTATATCAACAGGTAGTCAAGGTTCAGGCGTATTTAGTAGCATGAGCCACTCTAATTGTTACGCTATCTTAGAGCAAGACCGCGGTAATGTGGAAATCGGGGAAACAGTGACGATCGAACCATTTAACGAGATCTTAAATTGA
- the moeB gene encoding molybdopterin-synthase adenylyltransferase MoeB, translating to MKTPSTNGDLPSKDILSSEEELRYNRQIVLRHFDFDGQEALKQANVLIIGAGGLGCASSQYLASAGMGKMTLVDFDHIELSNLQRQLLHRDGRIGEFKSLSAKYELEQINPHCKIQAITKRLSEDELTDLIKQHDIVLDCTDNVDTREQINRACFALRTPLVSGAAIRMEGQISVFTYADDEPCYQCLSQLFGNGTLSCVESGIMAPMVGIIGAMQALEAIKVIANFGQPMTGRILIVDGLTLSFQQMKLPKLPTCTVCHSSRTV from the coding sequence ATGAAAACCCCCTCTACTAATGGCGACTTACCTTCCAAAGATATCTTATCTTCGGAAGAAGAGTTACGCTATAACCGTCAAATTGTCCTACGTCACTTTGATTTTGACGGTCAAGAAGCCTTAAAACAAGCGAATGTATTAATTATTGGTGCTGGCGGTCTTGGTTGTGCGAGTAGCCAATATTTAGCGTCTGCTGGTATGGGTAAGATGACATTAGTCGATTTTGACCATATTGAATTATCGAATTTACAACGTCAATTGCTACACCGTGATGGTCGTATTGGTGAATTTAAATCACTTTCGGCTAAATATGAGCTTGAACAAATAAATCCACACTGTAAAATTCAGGCTATCACTAAAAGACTATCTGAAGATGAGTTAACAGACTTAATCAAACAACATGATATCGTGCTTGATTGTACTGATAACGTCGATACACGAGAGCAGATAAACCGTGCATGTTTCGCTTTACGCACGCCATTAGTATCGGGAGCAGCGATCCGTATGGAAGGTCAAATCAGTGTCTTTACTTATGCCGATGATGAGCCTTGCTACCAATGCCTAAGCCAATTATTCGGTAACGGAACATTAAGCTGTGTGGAATCCGGTATTATGGCGCCGATGGTGGGTATTATTGGTGCGATGCAGGCCCTGGAAGCAATTAAGGTTATTGCTAATTTTGGTCAGCCAATGACCGGGAGAATCTTAATTGTCGATGGTCTCACACTTTCATTTCAACAAATGAAACTACCAAAGCTACCTACCTGTACGGTCTGTCACTCTTCAAGAACAGTATAA
- a CDS encoding acyl-CoA-binding protein: protein MTDLRVKFEATVDQVQNGTAKKKPSQELKLEFYSLFKQATEGDVATKKPSIFDMVAFAKWTAWDKLRGLTTEQAMEKYIARVEEEYAA from the coding sequence ATGACAGACCTACGCGTTAAATTCGAAGCAACAGTAGACCAAGTTCAAAATGGCACAGCAAAGAAAAAACCTTCTCAAGAATTAAAATTAGAGTTTTACTCATTATTTAAGCAAGCAACTGAAGGTGATGTCGCAACAAAGAAACCATCTATTTTTGATATGGTTGCTTTCGCGAAGTGGACGGCATGGGATAAGTTACGCGGTTTAACGACAGAGCAAGCGATGGAAAAATACATTGCGCGTGTAGAAGAAGAATACGCGGCTTAA
- a CDS encoding cold-shock protein: protein MSNTVIGKVKFFNEAKGFGFIEQENGPDVFVHFSSILVDGFKVLTDGQKVEFTVGQGQKGPQAENVKPL, encoded by the coding sequence ATGTCTAATACAGTAATCGGTAAAGTAAAATTCTTCAACGAAGCTAAAGGTTTCGGTTTCATCGAGCAAGAAAATGGCCCAGATGTATTCGTACATTTCAGCTCTATCTTAGTTGATGGCTTTAAAGTACTTACTGACGGTCAGAAAGTTGAATTCACAGTAGGTCAAGGCCAAAAAGGTCCACAAGCTGAGAACGTTAAACCTCTTTAA
- the can gene encoding carbonate dehydratase: MSTIKSIFERNRAWSEQINEQFPDFFEKLSKQQSPDYLWIGCSDSRVPANQIMALPPGEVFVHRNIANIVVHTDLNCLSVIQYAVEVLKVKHIIVCGHYGCGGVKAAMGDEQHGLIDNWLRHIKDVERFHMDDLTDVSEEDKIDRMCELNVVEQVRNVCNTTIVKRAWRKGEELTIHGWIFNISNGVLKSLTESINSREKQLEVIVK, from the coding sequence TTGAGTACAATTAAATCGATATTTGAACGTAATCGCGCATGGTCAGAACAGATTAATGAACAGTTCCCTGACTTTTTTGAAAAACTTTCTAAGCAACAATCACCTGACTACCTCTGGATCGGCTGCTCCGATAGTCGCGTACCAGCAAACCAGATCATGGCCCTGCCTCCGGGGGAAGTTTTCGTGCATCGTAATATTGCTAATATTGTTGTGCATACAGACTTAAATTGTTTATCAGTGATCCAGTACGCGGTAGAGGTACTTAAAGTTAAGCATATTATTGTTTGTGGTCATTATGGTTGTGGTGGTGTTAAGGCCGCTATGGGCGATGAACAGCATGGTTTAATTGATAATTGGTTACGTCATATTAAAGATGTCGAGCGCTTCCACATGGACGACTTAACGGATGTCAGTGAAGAAGATAAAATTGACCGTATGTGTGAATTAAACGTTGTAGAGCAGGTTAGGAATGTCTGTAATACCACTATTGTGAAGCGAGCTTGGCGCAAAGGGGAGGAGTTAACGATTCATGGTTGGATTTTTAATATCAGTAATGGTGTATTGAAAAGTTTAACTGAGAGTATTAATTCGAGAGAGAAGCAATTGGAAGTTATTGTTAAATAG
- the nhaA gene encoding Na+/H+ antiporter NhaA, giving the protein MNNTQESFLSSFFKLESAGGIILMFSAVLAMILANSPAQDLYAAFLDIPVEIKLGGLEIAKPLLLWINDGLMAVFFFLVGLELKRELVEGELSDPRNIILPGVGAIGGMLFPALIYVYFNIDDPAALSGWAIPAATDIAFALGILSLLGSRVPVSLKIFLTSLAIFDDIGAILIIAFFYTSKISISALIVTALCIPVLAYFNKRNVDSKALYIIVGIVMWVAMLKSGVHATLAGVILALFIPMQSKDKSHSPLKSMEHGLHFVVAFVILPIFAFANAGINLSGIGLEQILHPVPMGIALGLFFGKQVGIFGLCWLAIKCKIAQMPKGMNWCSLYGTAILCGVGFTMSLFIGSLAFGDTGTNPLFDERLGIILGSLLSGIVGFFMLKSCLSKQGEVAK; this is encoded by the coding sequence ATGAACAACACACAAGAATCATTTTTATCTAGTTTCTTTAAACTAGAGTCAGCGGGCGGCATTATCTTAATGTTCTCAGCTGTATTAGCTATGATTTTAGCTAATAGCCCTGCACAAGATCTATATGCAGCATTTCTGGACATTCCAGTAGAGATCAAGCTTGGTGGTTTAGAGATAGCGAAACCACTATTACTTTGGATTAATGATGGCTTAATGGCGGTGTTCTTCTTTTTAGTTGGACTTGAACTAAAAAGAGAATTAGTCGAAGGGGAGTTATCTGATCCTCGAAATATTATATTGCCGGGTGTCGGTGCTATCGGTGGTATGTTATTCCCAGCGCTTATCTATGTTTACTTTAATATAGATGATCCTGCAGCGTTAAGTGGTTGGGCTATCCCAGCGGCAACAGATATTGCATTTGCGTTAGGTATCTTGAGTCTATTAGGTTCTCGAGTGCCTGTCAGCTTGAAAATATTCTTAACATCGCTCGCTATTTTTGATGATATTGGTGCGATTTTAATTATTGCCTTCTTTTATACATCGAAGATTTCGATTTCGGCGCTTATTGTTACGGCATTATGTATTCCTGTGTTGGCCTATTTCAATAAACGTAATGTTGATTCAAAAGCATTGTATATCATCGTTGGTATAGTCATGTGGGTTGCTATGCTGAAATCTGGTGTGCATGCGACATTGGCTGGTGTTATTCTTGCGCTGTTTATTCCTATGCAGTCAAAAGATAAGTCACATTCACCACTGAAGTCGATGGAACATGGCCTACACTTTGTTGTTGCATTTGTTATTTTGCCTATCTTTGCCTTTGCGAATGCGGGTATTAATTTATCAGGTATTGGTCTAGAACAAATTTTACACCCTGTACCTATGGGTATTGCGTTAGGTTTATTCTTTGGTAAACAGGTGGGTATCTTTGGTCTATGTTGGCTAGCAATTAAATGTAAAATTGCACAAATGCCAAAAGGTATGAACTGGTGTTCTTTATACGGTACAGCCATTCTATGTGGTGTTGGTTTTACTATGAGTTTGTTTATTGGCTCATTAGCCTTTGGAGATACAGGTACTAACCCATTATTTGATGAGCGCCTTGGTATTATCTTAGGTTCACTACTGTCTGGTATTGTTGGTTTCTTCATGTTGAAATCGTGTCTATCCAAGCAAGGGGAGGTCGCTAAATAA
- the pgl gene encoding 6-phosphogluconolactonase, whose translation MMDYRTFETPQQVVESLANSLVEYSKQDKPVHISLSGGSTPKLLFKVLAKAPFATSIEWGNLHFWWGDERCVAPDNAESNFGEAQTLLFSQVALPAENIHRILGEDAPEQEVIRFAQEMKACIPANNGLPCFDWILLGMGGDGHTASLFPGQTDYNDQNIAIIAQHPESGQYRISKTARLLANAKRISYLVMGEGKAQVIKQIHDNDDAALAYPAAQVKASLGKTEWFLDADAARLING comes from the coding sequence ATGATGGATTATCGTACTTTTGAAACACCTCAACAAGTTGTTGAGTCTTTAGCTAATTCGCTCGTTGAATACAGTAAACAAGATAAGCCTGTGCATATCTCGTTATCAGGTGGTAGTACACCAAAACTTCTATTCAAAGTATTAGCAAAGGCACCCTTTGCTACAAGTATTGAATGGGGAAATTTGCATTTCTGGTGGGGTGATGAACGTTGCGTAGCACCTGATAATGCTGAAAGTAACTTTGGCGAAGCTCAAACGTTATTATTTTCTCAAGTTGCATTACCTGCTGAGAATATTCACCGTATTTTAGGTGAAGATGCGCCAGAGCAAGAAGTTATTCGTTTTGCACAAGAAATGAAAGCATGTATTCCTGCTAATAATGGACTGCCTTGTTTTGATTGGATCTTGCTTGGTATGGGGGGCGATGGACATACTGCATCATTATTCCCAGGTCAGACTGATTATAATGATCAAAATATTGCAATTATTGCGCAGCACCCAGAATCAGGGCAGTATCGTATTTCTAAAACTGCACGTCTATTAGCAAATGCAAAGCGTATTAGCTATTTAGTGATGGGTGAAGGTAAAGCACAAGTGATCAAGCAAATTCATGATAATGATGATGCTGCACTTGCATACCCTGCAGCACAAGTAAAAGCCAGCCTAGGTAAAACTGAGTGGTTTTTAGATGCGGATGCAGCTAGGTTAATTAACGGTTAA
- the zwf gene encoding glucose-6-phosphate dehydrogenase yields MVKPENNSIVIFGASGDLTKRKLLPALYHLYVNELLPEDFSILGASKTAYTDDSFREKVTNDLIKSEGVNKQQAEDFCKHLYYISMDMTDADSYGAFKARLDALSETHNTVGNAIYYMATPPSLYAAISSNLAKYKLNKDRDGWKRLIVEKPFGYDLKSANELDEHLHTCFRERQVYRIDHYLGKETVQNLLVYRFSNGLFEPLWNRSFIDYVEITAAESLGVEERGGYYDHSGAVRDMLQNHLLQVLALVAMEPPAVINADAMRNEVVKVIQSLRPLEEQDLRDNLVLGQYTKNVVNGEELLGYRSENDVDEDSRTPTYVGMKMMIDNWRWNGVPFYVRTGKRMPERLTEIVVHFKKTPHPVFGLNAPENKMILRIQPNESIQMDFGLKKPGAGFTAQQVSMSFDYNSLEENNLLTAYERLLLDCMKGDATLFARSDAVKACWEYVQPILDYKKEAKSLFGYKCGTWGPNKADEMLEKDGREWRFSSEEVIN; encoded by the coding sequence ATGGTAAAACCTGAGAATAACAGTATTGTCATTTTTGGTGCTTCGGGTGATTTAACAAAACGAAAGCTACTCCCCGCGCTTTATCACCTTTATGTCAATGAACTGTTACCTGAAGATTTTTCTATTTTGGGTGCGAGTAAAACTGCATATACGGATGATTCATTCCGTGAAAAAGTAACTAATGATTTGATCAAAAGTGAAGGCGTTAATAAGCAACAAGCAGAAGATTTCTGTAAGCATTTATACTATATCTCGATGGATATGACCGATGCTGATAGCTATGGTGCTTTTAAAGCGCGCTTAGACGCATTATCTGAGACGCATAATACGGTTGGTAATGCTATTTATTATATGGCCACACCTCCGAGTTTATACGCAGCAATCTCATCTAATTTAGCAAAATATAAATTGAATAAAGACCGTGATGGCTGGAAACGATTAATCGTTGAAAAGCCATTTGGTTATGATCTTAAGTCGGCAAACGAGTTAGATGAGCATCTACATACTTGTTTCCGTGAACGTCAGGTTTACCGTATTGATCATTACCTAGGTAAGGAAACAGTTCAAAATTTATTGGTATACCGCTTCTCTAACGGCTTATTCGAACCGCTTTGGAATCGTAGCTTTATAGACTATGTTGAAATTACGGCCGCTGAAAGCTTAGGTGTAGAAGAGCGTGGTGGTTACTACGATCATTCTGGTGCAGTACGCGACATGCTGCAAAACCACTTGTTGCAAGTATTAGCACTTGTTGCGATGGAACCACCTGCGGTAATTAACGCGGATGCAATGCGTAACGAAGTTGTTAAAGTGATCCAAAGTTTACGCCCACTTGAAGAGCAAGACTTACGCGATAACCTCGTATTAGGCCAGTACACGAAGAATGTTGTGAATGGCGAAGAATTGCTTGGTTACCGTAGTGAAAATGACGTAGATGAAGATTCTCGTACACCTACGTATGTTGGCATGAAGATGATGATTGATAATTGGCGTTGGAACGGTGTACCTTTCTATGTACGTACCGGTAAACGTATGCCAGAACGTTTAACTGAAATTGTTGTTCACTTTAAGAAAACACCACATCCAGTTTTTGGTCTGAATGCACCAGAGAATAAAATGATTTTACGCATTCAACCAAACGAATCAATTCAGATGGACTTCGGTTTGAAAAAACCAGGTGCAGGCTTCACCGCTCAGCAAGTATCAATGAGTTTTGATTATAATAGCTTGGAAGAGAATAACCTACTCACTGCTTACGAACGTTTACTGCTAGATTGTATGAAGGGCGATGCAACACTATTTGCTCGTTCTGATGCGGTTAAAGCATGTTGGGAATACGTACAACCAATTTTAGACTATAAAAAAGAAGCGAAATCTTTATTTGGTTATAAGTGTGGTACTTGGGGTCCGAACAAAGCTGATGAAATGTTAGAGAAAGATGGCCGTGAGTGGCGCTTTTCTAGCGAAGAAGTGATTAATTAA